In a single window of the Acidobacteriaceae bacterium genome:
- a CDS encoding HAMP domain-containing protein: MKTSPRRPSTSDSEVPVSVVENGTSLQHNGNGGGFDSAVLLSMMLRMRDGDFTVRLPNTWTGVEGKVADTFNEIVAANEQMARELKRIGQKVGKEGRTRERARFQQTRGSWGEMETSVNTLADDLLRPTTEVTRAIAAVAQGNLTQTVRLDVDGRPLEGEFLRSANIVNTMIQQLSVFTSEVTRVAREVGTEGKLGGQAEVPGVAGTWKDLTDSVNSMASNLTGQVRNIAEVATAVASGDLSRKITVDVRGEILQLKEAINTMVDQLRSFASEVTRVAREVGTDGKLGGQAVVPGVAGTWKDLTDSVNAMAGNLTAQVRNIAEVTTAVARGDLSRKITVDVKGEILELKDTINTMVDQLNAFAGEVTRVAREVGTEGRLGGQAQVPGIGGTWKDLTDNVNFMASNLTGQVRNIAEVATAIANGDLSRKITVDVQGEILELKETLNTMVDQLNRFAGEVTRVAREVGTEGRLGGQANVPGVAGTWKDLTDSVNSMAGNLTGQVRNIAEVTTAVARGDLSRKITVDVKGEILELKNTINTMVDQLNGFAGEVTRVAREVGTEGKLGGQAQVSGVAGTWKDLTDNVNFMASNLTGQVRNIAEVATAVALGDLSRKITVDVKGEILELKDTINTMVDQLRSFASEVTRVAREVGTEGKLGGQANVPGVAGTWKDLTDSVNSMASNLTGQVRNIAEVSTAIASGDLSKKITVNVSGEILLLKDTINTMVDQLNAFAGEVTRVAREVGTEGKLGGQANVPGVAGTWKDLTDSVNSMAGNLTAQVRNIAEVTTAVARGDLSRKITVDVKGEILELKNTINTMVDQLNAFAGEVTRVAREVGTEGKLGGQAEVPGVGGTWKDLTDNVNFMASNLTGQVRNIAEVATAIATGDLSKKITVDVRGEILQLKETLNTMVEQLRSFAAEVTRVAREVGSEGRLGGQANVPGVGGTWKDLTDSVNAMAGNLTGQVRNIAEVTTAVARGDLSRKITVDVKGEILELKNTINTMVDQLNAFAGEVTRVAREVGTDGKLGGQAEVPGVAGTWKDLTDNVNFMASNLTGQVRNIAEVATAIANGDLSKKITVDVRGEILQLKETLNTMVEQLRSFAAEVTRVAREVGSEGRLGGQAHVPGVGGTWKDLTDSVNAMAGNLTAQVRNIAEVTTAVARGDLSRKITVDVKGEILELKNTINTMVDQLNAFAAEVTRVAREVGTEGKLGGQAQVPGVAGTWKDLTDNVNVMAANLTEQVRGIVRVVTAIASGDLTRKLTVNAKGEVAALAETINNVTETLATFADQVTTVAREVGVEGRLGGQANVPGAAGTWKDLTGNVNLLADNLTNQVRAIAEVATAVTKGDLTRSIQVEASGEVAELKDNINTMIDNLRLTTDRNKEQDWLKTNLARFTGMLQGQRDLGTVGRMLLSELAPLVNAQQGVIYQTDSEDANTMVLLSAYASNSEGQLERVAIGEGLIGQCAREKRRMFIEDLPPKTLPVRSGLFEAVPRNVIVLPVLFEDRVKAVIELATLNEFTASHLAFLEQLTASIGIVLNSIEATMQTEGLLKQSQQLATELQTQQKELQQTNEQLGQKAQQLAEQNAEVERKNQEIEQARRALEDKAKELALTSKYKSEFLANMSHELRTPLNSILVLGQQLTDNPDGNLSPRQVEYARTIHGAGTDLLNLISDILDLSKIESGTVSVDAEEVFFGSLLDMLARPFRHEAENRKVSFEVDAASELPRSLVTDSKRLQQVLKNLLSNAFKFTEKGSVKLRVAPVTSGWSDGHPVLNGAGSVIAFEVTDTGIGIPQEKQRIIFEAFQQADAGTSRKYGGTGLGLAISRELASLLGGEIQLRSTPGQGSTFTLFIPQTYVGTAGPTIAASELPNGHSAPRLQLPTATVEQIAERPEDDRANLETGDNVLLVVEDDPHYARLLCDLAREKGFKVLIAMRGAEALSLAREFRPTAVTLDVFLPDMLGWAVLNHLKQDPTTRHIPVQMLTMDEDWHHGLSRGAFSYVVKPTSQQGIEAALTRIKEYSSPRRKKLLIVEDNPAEQFSITELLGSEDIDITVVDTGEDALAEAEKEKFDCVVLDLKLPDMSGVEVLERMQRSPNLMELPVVVFTGKELAPDEDARLRTLARSVVVKDVESPERLLDETALFLHRVVSDLPPEKQRMLERLHGSDEALVGRKVLVVDDDVRNIFALSSVLERRGMTVLTAGTGREAISMLESTPDIAIVLMDIMMPEMDGYETMQVIRQNAHLRRLPIIALTAKAMKGDREKCLEAGASEYMAKPVNTDQLLSGLRTWLHR; the protein is encoded by the coding sequence TTGAAGACCAGTCCGCGCCGACCCTCCACCTCAGATTCAGAGGTTCCCGTTTCGGTTGTAGAAAACGGAACTTCGTTGCAGCACAACGGAAACGGCGGCGGCTTCGACTCAGCCGTGCTGCTCTCCATGATGTTGCGCATGCGCGACGGCGACTTCACCGTGCGGCTGCCCAACACGTGGACCGGTGTCGAAGGCAAGGTGGCCGACACCTTCAATGAAATCGTCGCGGCCAACGAGCAGATGGCGCGCGAGCTGAAGCGCATCGGCCAGAAGGTCGGCAAGGAGGGCCGCACGCGCGAGCGTGCGCGCTTCCAGCAGACCCGCGGTTCCTGGGGCGAGATGGAGACCTCGGTCAACACGCTCGCTGACGACCTGCTGCGGCCGACGACCGAGGTGACGCGGGCGATCGCCGCCGTCGCGCAGGGCAACCTTACCCAGACCGTGCGCCTGGACGTTGACGGCCGCCCTCTCGAAGGCGAGTTCCTTCGCTCCGCCAACATCGTCAACACCATGATTCAGCAGCTGAGCGTGTTCACCAGCGAAGTGACGCGCGTGGCCCGCGAGGTCGGAACCGAAGGCAAGCTCGGCGGACAGGCCGAGGTGCCCGGCGTCGCCGGTACCTGGAAGGACCTCACCGACTCGGTGAACTCCATGGCCTCGAACCTCACCGGCCAGGTGAGAAATATTGCTGAGGTCGCGACCGCCGTGGCCTCGGGCGACCTCTCGCGCAAGATCACGGTGGACGTGCGCGGCGAAATTCTGCAGCTCAAAGAGGCCATCAACACGATGGTCGATCAGCTCCGCTCCTTCGCCTCGGAAGTAACGCGCGTGGCGCGCGAGGTTGGTACGGACGGCAAGCTCGGCGGACAGGCCGTGGTGCCGGGCGTGGCCGGAACCTGGAAGGATTTGACGGACTCCGTAAACGCGATGGCCGGCAACCTTACCGCGCAGGTCCGTAACATCGCCGAAGTTACGACGGCTGTGGCTCGCGGCGATTTGTCCCGCAAGATCACCGTGGACGTGAAGGGCGAAATTCTAGAACTCAAGGACACCATTAACACCATGGTGGACCAGCTCAACGCGTTCGCCGGCGAAGTGACGCGCGTGGCCCGCGAGGTCGGCACCGAAGGCCGGCTGGGTGGACAGGCGCAGGTGCCGGGCATCGGCGGAACCTGGAAGGATCTCACCGACAACGTCAACTTCATGGCCTCGAACCTCACGGGCCAGGTCCGCAACATCGCCGAAGTCGCGACCGCGATCGCGAACGGTGATCTCTCCCGCAAGATCACCGTCGATGTGCAGGGCGAAATCCTCGAGCTCAAAGAGACGCTCAACACCATGGTCGACCAGCTCAATCGCTTCGCCGGCGAGGTGACGCGCGTTGCACGCGAGGTCGGAACCGAAGGAAGACTCGGCGGCCAGGCCAACGTGCCGGGAGTCGCCGGAACGTGGAAGGATCTGACGGACTCAGTGAACTCTATGGCCGGCAATCTCACCGGCCAGGTTCGTAACATCGCCGAAGTAACAACCGCCGTTGCTCGCGGAGACTTGTCGCGCAAGATCACCGTGGACGTGAAGGGCGAAATTCTGGAGCTGAAGAACACCATCAACACGATGGTGGATCAGCTGAACGGCTTCGCCGGCGAAGTCACGCGCGTCGCCCGCGAGGTCGGCACCGAAGGCAAGCTGGGCGGCCAGGCTCAGGTGTCCGGTGTCGCCGGAACCTGGAAGGATCTCACCGACAACGTGAACTTCATGGCCTCGAACCTTACAGGCCAGGTGCGTAACATCGCCGAGGTCGCAACCGCGGTCGCGCTCGGCGATCTCTCGCGCAAGATCACCGTGGACGTGAAGGGCGAAATTCTAGAACTCAAGGACACCATTAATACGATGGTGGACCAGCTCCGCTCCTTCGCCTCGGAAGTCACGCGCGTCGCCCGTGAGGTCGGTACCGAAGGCAAGCTCGGCGGCCAGGCCAACGTGCCCGGTGTCGCCGGTACGTGGAAGGACCTTACGGACTCGGTGAACTCGATGGCCTCGAACCTGACGGGTCAGGTCCGTAACATCGCCGAAGTCTCAACAGCCATCGCCAGCGGCGATCTTTCGAAGAAGATCACCGTGAACGTCTCGGGCGAAATTCTGCTGCTCAAAGACACGATCAACACGATGGTCGACCAGCTGAACGCGTTCGCCGGCGAAGTGACGCGCGTCGCTCGCGAGGTCGGCACCGAAGGCAAGCTCGGCGGTCAGGCCAACGTGCCCGGTGTGGCCGGAACGTGGAAGGATTTGACGGACTCGGTGAACTCGATGGCCGGCAACCTCACGGCGCAGGTGAGAAACATCGCCGAGGTAACAACGGCCGTGGCCCGCGGCGACTTGAGCCGCAAAATCACAGTGGACGTGAAGGGCGAAATTCTCGAGCTCAAAAACACCATCAACACCATGGTCGATCAGCTCAACGCGTTCGCCGGCGAAGTGACGCGCGTCGCTCGCGAGGTCGGAACTGAAGGCAAGCTCGGCGGACAGGCCGAAGTGCCGGGAGTCGGCGGAACGTGGAAGGACTTGACCGACAACGTCAACTTCATGGCCTCGAACCTGACGGGCCAGGTTCGTAACATCGCCGAAGTCGCAACTGCCATCGCGACGGGCGATCTTTCGAAGAAGATCACCGTGGACGTGCGCGGCGAAATTCTGCAGCTCAAAGAGACGCTGAATACTATGGTCGAGCAGCTGCGCTCGTTCGCTGCGGAAGTAACGCGCGTGGCCCGCGAGGTCGGCTCGGAAGGACGGCTCGGCGGACAGGCGAACGTGCCCGGCGTCGGCGGAACGTGGAAGGATCTTACCGATTCCGTAAACGCCATGGCCGGTAATCTCACCGGCCAGGTGCGTAACATCGCCGAAGTGACAACCGCCGTGGCTCGCGGCGACTTGTCGCGCAAGATCACGGTGGACGTGAAGGGCGAAATTCTCGAGCTGAAGAACACCATCAACACGATGGTGGATCAGCTGAACGCGTTCGCCGGCGAAGTAACGCGCGTAGCACGCGAGGTCGGCACGGACGGCAAGCTCGGCGGACAGGCCGAGGTGCCCGGTGTCGCCGGCACGTGGAAGGATCTCACTGACAACGTAAACTTCATGGCCTCGAACCTGACGGGCCAGGTGCGTAACATCGCCGAGGTTGCGACGGCAATCGCGAACGGCGACTTGTCGAAGAAGATCACCGTGGACGTGCGCGGCGAAATTCTGCAGCTCAAAGAGACGCTGAACACGATGGTCGAACAGCTTCGCTCGTTCGCCGCCGAAGTGACGCGCGTCGCTCGCGAGGTCGGATCCGAAGGCCGGCTGGGTGGACAGGCGCACGTGCCCGGCGTCGGCGGAACGTGGAAGGACTTGACCGATTCCGTAAACGCCATGGCCGGCAACCTCACGGCGCAGGTGAGAAACATCGCCGAGGTCACAACCGCCGTGGCCCGCGGCGACCTCTCACGCAAGATCACGGTAGACGTGAAGGGCGAAATCCTCGAGCTGAAGAACACCATCAACACGATGGTGGACCAGCTCAACGCGTTTGCCGCCGAAGTGACGCGCGTGGCGCGCGAAGTCGGTACGGAAGGCAAGCTCGGCGGCCAGGCGCAGGTGCCGGGCGTCGCCGGAACGTGGAAGGATCTGACCGACAACGTAAACGTCATGGCCGCCAACCTCACCGAACAGGTGCGCGGCATCGTGCGCGTGGTTACGGCTATCGCGAGCGGCGACCTCACGCGCAAGCTGACGGTGAATGCGAAGGGCGAAGTCGCCGCGCTCGCCGAGACGATCAACAACGTCACGGAGACGCTCGCGACCTTTGCCGACCAGGTGACCACGGTGGCCCGCGAGGTCGGCGTCGAAGGCCGGCTCGGCGGACAGGCGAACGTGCCTGGCGCCGCCGGAACGTGGAAGGATCTCACCGGCAACGTGAACCTGCTGGCCGACAACCTGACCAACCAGGTGCGCGCTATCGCCGAGGTCGCAACCGCCGTGACGAAGGGCGATCTGACGCGTTCCATTCAGGTGGAAGCGTCAGGCGAAGTGGCCGAGCTGAAGGACAACATCAACACGATGATTGACAACCTTCGCCTGACCACGGACCGCAACAAGGAACAGGACTGGCTGAAGACGAACCTCGCGCGCTTCACGGGCATGCTGCAGGGGCAGCGCGACCTGGGAACCGTGGGCCGCATGCTGCTGTCGGAGCTTGCACCGCTGGTCAACGCGCAGCAGGGCGTCATTTATCAGACGGACTCTGAGGACGCGAACACGATGGTGCTTCTGTCGGCCTACGCGAGCAACTCCGAAGGCCAACTGGAGCGCGTGGCGATTGGCGAAGGCCTCATCGGACAGTGCGCGCGCGAGAAGCGCCGCATGTTTATCGAGGACCTGCCGCCGAAGACGCTGCCGGTGCGGTCGGGTCTGTTCGAAGCCGTTCCTCGCAATGTCATCGTCCTTCCGGTGCTCTTCGAAGATCGCGTGAAAGCTGTGATCGAGCTCGCAACGCTGAACGAATTCACGGCGTCGCATCTCGCGTTCCTCGAGCAGCTCACGGCATCGATCGGCATCGTGCTCAACTCGATCGAAGCGACGATGCAGACCGAGGGCTTGCTGAAGCAGTCGCAGCAGTTGGCAACTGAGCTGCAGACGCAGCAGAAGGAGCTGCAGCAGACCAACGAGCAGCTGGGCCAGAAGGCGCAGCAGCTCGCTGAACAGAACGCCGAGGTCGAACGCAAGAACCAGGAGATCGAGCAGGCACGCCGCGCGCTCGAGGACAAGGCCAAGGAGCTCGCGCTTACCTCGAAGTACAAGTCAGAGTTCCTCGCGAACATGTCGCACGAGTTGCGCACGCCACTCAACTCGATCCTCGTGCTCGGGCAGCAGCTCACCGATAACCCGGACGGCAACCTTAGCCCGCGGCAGGTCGAGTATGCGCGCACAATTCACGGCGCGGGTACCGACTTGCTGAACCTCATCTCGGACATTCTCGATCTTTCGAAGATCGAGTCGGGCACCGTGTCGGTCGATGCTGAAGAGGTCTTCTTCGGAAGCCTGCTCGACATGCTGGCGCGGCCGTTCCGGCACGAGGCCGAGAACCGCAAGGTTTCGTTCGAAGTCGATGCTGCATCGGAGCTGCCGCGCAGCCTGGTGACGGACTCGAAGCGTCTGCAGCAGGTGCTCAAGAATTTGCTGTCGAACGCCTTCAAGTTCACGGAGAAGGGCAGCGTGAAGCTGCGGGTTGCACCGGTGACCTCCGGATGGAGCGATGGGCATCCGGTGCTGAACGGCGCCGGATCGGTGATTGCGTTCGAGGTGACGGATACCGGCATCGGCATTCCGCAGGAGAAGCAGCGCATCATCTTCGAGGCCTTCCAGCAGGCGGATGCAGGAACGAGCCGCAAGTACGGTGGAACGGGTCTCGGTCTCGCCATCAGCCGCGAGCTGGCAAGCCTGCTGGGCGGCGAGATTCAACTGCGCAGCACGCCCGGGCAGGGAAGCACGTTCACGCTGTTCATTCCGCAGACCTATGTGGGAACGGCGGGACCGACGATCGCGGCGAGCGAACTACCCAATGGCCACTCCGCTCCGCGGTTGCAGCTTCCGACGGCAACGGTGGAACAGATCGCGGAGCGGCCTGAGGACGACCGTGCGAACCTGGAGACCGGCGACAACGTGCTGCTGGTTGTTGAAGACGATCCGCACTACGCGCGGCTGCTGTGCGACCTCGCTCGCGAAAAGGGCTTCAAGGTGTTGATCGCGATGCGCGGAGCTGAAGCCTTATCACTCGCGCGGGAGTTCCGTCCAACAGCGGTGACGCTGGACGTCTTCCTGCCGGACATGCTGGGATGGGCTGTGCTGAACCATCTGAAGCAGGATCCGACGACACGGCATATTCCGGTGCAGATGCTCACGATGGATGAGGACTGGCATCATGGGCTTTCGCGCGGCGCGTTCTCGTACGTGGTGAAGCCGACGAGCCAGCAGGGCATCGAGGCCGCGCTCACCCGGATCAAGGAGTACTCGTCGCCGCGGCGCAAGAAGCTGCTCATCGTCGAGGACAATCCGGCCGAGCAATTCAGCATCACAGAACTGCTGGGGTCGGAGGACATCGACATTACGGTTGTAGACACCGGAGAGGACGCGCTCGCCGAGGCCGAGAAGGAGAAGTTCGACTGCGTGGTCCTCGACCTCAAGCTGCCGGACATGTCCGGCGTTGAAGTGCTCGAACGAATGCAGCGGTCTCCAAACCTGATGGAGCTGCCAGTCGTAGTGTTCACGGGTAAGGAGCTCGCGCCGGATGAAGATGCACGGCTGCGCACGCTGGCGCGCAGCGTTGTCGTGAAAGACGTTGAGTCTCCGGAGCGACTGCTCGATGAGACGGCGCTGTTCCTGCACCGCGTGGTGTCGGATCTGCCGCCGGAGAAGCAGCGGATGCTGGAACGGCTGCATGGGTCGGATGAGGCGCTGGTTGGACGCAAGGTGCTGGTAGTCGACGATGACGTGCGTAACATCTTTGCGCTATCGAGCGTTCTTGAACGGCGTGGTATGACCGTACTGACGGCGGGCACAGGCCGGGAGGCGATCTCGATGCTGGAGAGCACACCGGACATCGCGATCGTGCTGATGGATATCATGATGCCTGAGATGGATGGATATGAGACGATGCAAGTGATCCGGCAGAACGCGCATCTGCGGCGGCTGCCGATCATTGCGCTGACAGCGAAGGCCATGAAGGGCGACCGAGAGAAGTGCCTGGAGGCCGGAGCTTCCGAGTACATGGCGAAACCGGTTAACACCGATCAACTGCTCTCGGGCTTGCGGACATGGCTGCACAGGTAG
- a CDS encoding acetyl ornithine aminotransferase family protein, which produces MSTMVLEYERTASPVAHARFGPRLKGPIPGPKAQQIVARDEALLSPSYTRCYPLAVKRGVGCRIEDVDGNEFLDFTAGIAVTSTGHCHPHVVRAIQEQAAQLIHMSGTDFYYDVMPRFAERLSATAPMPGPHRFYFGNSGAEAVECALKLARYHTGRQHVISFLGSFHGRTMGALSLTASKVQQRRRFAPLVPGVTHIPYPNPYREGDGSARSAHELGLACARFLEEKLFKTTLPPEEVAAIFVEPIQGEGGYIVPPDSFLKELRAICDKHGILLVADEIQSGAGRTGKWWAIEHTGVEPDMVLIAKGIASGMPIGICMTRAEIMDWVPGSHGSTFSGNPICLAAALATMDVIEKEAMANAATVGAAALERLSHWTSRHACVGDVRGRGLMIGVEIVEDRMSRKPAHDLRDRIVDAAFHRGLLLLGCGENTIRLCPPLIVNQQEMDVALDILEDCLVECGALPEAQQAEEGPA; this is translated from the coding sequence ATGAGCACGATGGTTCTGGAGTACGAACGTACCGCTTCACCGGTCGCCCACGCCCGCTTCGGCCCCAGGCTGAAGGGGCCCATCCCCGGCCCGAAGGCGCAGCAGATCGTCGCCCGCGACGAGGCGCTGCTCTCGCCCAGCTACACGCGCTGCTACCCGCTGGCTGTGAAGCGCGGCGTCGGCTGCCGGATTGAGGACGTCGACGGCAATGAGTTTCTCGACTTCACCGCCGGGATTGCAGTGACCTCAACCGGCCACTGCCACCCGCATGTGGTCCGCGCCATTCAGGAGCAGGCTGCACAGCTGATCCACATGTCCGGCACAGACTTTTACTACGACGTGATGCCCCGGTTCGCGGAGCGTCTGTCGGCTACCGCACCGATGCCCGGGCCGCACCGGTTCTACTTCGGCAACTCCGGCGCCGAGGCCGTGGAGTGCGCCCTGAAGCTGGCGCGTTACCACACCGGACGCCAGCACGTGATCAGCTTCCTCGGCAGCTTCCACGGGCGGACAATGGGCGCGCTGTCCCTGACCGCCTCCAAGGTGCAGCAGCGCCGGCGGTTCGCTCCGCTCGTTCCCGGCGTCACGCACATCCCCTATCCCAACCCGTACCGCGAAGGCGACGGCAGCGCTCGCTCCGCGCATGAGCTGGGTCTTGCCTGCGCACGTTTTTTGGAGGAGAAACTCTTCAAGACGACGCTGCCGCCGGAAGAGGTCGCCGCAATCTTCGTCGAACCGATCCAGGGCGAGGGCGGCTACATCGTCCCGCCGGATTCGTTCCTCAAGGAGCTACGCGCCATCTGCGACAAGCACGGCATCCTTCTGGTCGCCGACGAGATCCAGTCAGGTGCTGGCCGCACCGGCAAGTGGTGGGCGATCGAGCATACCGGTGTCGAGCCGGATATGGTGCTCATCGCCAAAGGCATCGCGTCGGGCATGCCCATCGGCATCTGCATGACGCGCGCCGAGATTATGGACTGGGTGCCCGGATCGCATGGCAGCACATTCAGCGGCAATCCCATCTGCCTCGCGGCTGCGCTCGCGACGATGGATGTTATCGAGAAGGAAGCAATGGCGAACGCTGCAACCGTTGGCGCGGCTGCGCTGGAGCGACTGAGTCACTGGACCTCGCGGCACGCCTGCGTGGGCGATGTGCGCGGTCGCGGTCTGATGATCGGCGTAGAGATTGTGGAGGATCGCATGTCACGCAAACCGGCGCACGATCTGCGCGACCGCATCGTTGATGCAGCCTTTCACCGCGGGCTGCTGCTGCTCGGCTGCGGCGAGAATACGATCCGGCTGTGCCCACCGCTGATCGTCAACCAGCAGGAGATGGATGTCGCGCTCGACATCCTGGAAGATTGCCTTGTAGAGTGCGGCGCGCTCCCCGAGGCGCAACAGGCTGAGGAAGGACCAGCATGA
- a CDS encoding aldehyde dehydrogenase family protein, whose amino-acid sequence MTTATETSIRDEARDLLAQLVVRESAYTNGELVARTPITGEELARVRTTSDKEAADALDAAHKAFEAWRDVPAPKRGELVRLLGEELRANVDALGRLVTLEAGKILSEGHGEVQEMIDICTFAAGLSRQLAGLTLPSERANHRMMETWHPLGVTGIISAFNFPVAVWSWNAALALVCGNSIVWKPSEKTPLTALATQALFERACERFGAVPPNLCTLLMGDSKLGELLVDSPLVPLVSATGSTGMGRAVAPRLAKRFARAILELGGNNAAIVCASADLDLTLRAIAFSAMGTAGQRCTTLRRLIVHESIYDTLTSRLKQVYGSVSIGDPREPGTLVGPLIDERAFDSMQKALGAARSDGATVTGGERIDVNEMSGQAFYVRPALVEIARQSEVVKHETFAPILYVLKYREFEEALALHNDVPQGLSSSIFTLNMREAERFLAVSDCGIANVNIGTSGAEIGGAFGGEKDTGGGRESGSDAWKQYMRRASNTINYGTDLPLAQGVSFDID is encoded by the coding sequence ATGACGACCGCTACTGAAACCTCGATTCGCGACGAAGCGCGCGACCTGCTCGCGCAGCTCGTCGTGCGCGAATCGGCCTACACCAACGGCGAGCTCGTCGCGCGAACGCCCATCACCGGCGAAGAGCTCGCGCGCGTCCGAACAACCTCAGACAAAGAAGCAGCGGATGCACTTGACGCTGCACACAAAGCGTTCGAGGCGTGGCGCGACGTGCCCGCGCCGAAACGCGGCGAGCTGGTGCGTCTGCTGGGCGAAGAGCTGCGCGCAAACGTGGATGCGCTCGGCAGGCTGGTCACGCTCGAGGCCGGAAAGATTCTCTCCGAGGGCCACGGAGAAGTGCAGGAGATGATCGACATCTGCACGTTCGCTGCGGGGCTGTCGCGGCAGCTCGCCGGGCTGACGCTGCCCTCGGAGCGCGCGAATCATCGCATGATGGAAACCTGGCATCCGCTCGGCGTGACCGGCATCATCAGCGCTTTCAACTTCCCGGTCGCGGTGTGGAGCTGGAACGCTGCGCTGGCGCTGGTCTGTGGCAACTCCATCGTGTGGAAGCCGTCGGAGAAGACTCCGCTCACGGCGCTCGCCACGCAGGCATTGTTTGAACGCGCATGCGAACGCTTCGGCGCCGTGCCTCCGAATCTCTGCACGCTGCTGATGGGCGATTCAAAGCTCGGCGAGCTGCTCGTCGACAGCCCGCTCGTGCCGCTTGTCTCCGCAACCGGAAGCACTGGCATGGGCCGAGCCGTGGCTCCGCGCCTGGCGAAACGCTTTGCGCGCGCGATTCTTGAACTCGGCGGCAACAACGCCGCGATCGTTTGCGCTTCCGCGGACCTCGACCTTACGCTGCGCGCGATTGCCTTCTCCGCGATGGGCACCGCAGGTCAGCGCTGCACGACGCTGCGCCGGCTCATCGTGCACGAATCTATCTATGACACGCTGACGTCGCGCCTCAAGCAGGTGTACGGTTCCGTGTCGATCGGCGATCCGCGCGAGCCGGGCACCCTCGTCGGTCCGCTTATCGATGAGCGAGCGTTCGACTCCATGCAGAAGGCGCTCGGCGCCGCGCGTTCCGACGGAGCGACTGTCACCGGCGGCGAACGTATCGATGTCAATGAAATGAGCGGTCAGGCGTTCTACGTGCGGCCTGCGCTCGTCGAAATTGCACGCCAATCGGAGGTCGTGAAGCACGAGACCTTTGCCCCGATACTCTACGTGCTGAAATACCGCGAATTCGAAGAGGCGCTCGCCCTGCACAATGATGTTCCGCAAGGACTCTCATCCTCGATCTTTACGCTGAACATGCGCGAGGCCGAGCGCTTCCTCGCCGTGTCCGATTGCGGCATCGCCAACGTGAACATTGGCACCTCCGGCGCGGAAATAGGCGGTGCGTTCGGCGGCGAAAAGGACACCGGCGGCGGCCGCGAGTCCGGTTCCGACGCATGGAAGCAGTACATGCGCCGCGCGAGCAACACCATCAACTACGGCACCGATCTTCCGCTAGCGCAGGGTGTCAGCTTCGATATCGATTAG